Below is a genomic region from Kryptolebias marmoratus isolate JLee-2015 linkage group LG12, ASM164957v2, whole genome shotgun sequence.
ACTTGAATCATAATATTAATCTGAATTCTTTATGAGTCAGTTATATACAGTGTaagatcaaaaacaaaccaaaactagTGGCCAAGCTCAGTTAGCAAAGTTGAAATTTGTACAACGATAAGTAGAGCATGATTAAGATCGTGGGGTTCATTCCAAGTGTGTGAGGAGCAATGTACTCTCATTTGGAGCTCTACTTCCCGGAGGAGCCGAGGCCTTCGCTACGCGCTCCGATACAAACAGCCCCTCTACAGCGGGTGCCTCTTCCCAGCCATGTTCCGAATCTTCAAAGCGACAGCAAAGTCAAACACTCTTCAGAGATCTtcctttaaattattcaaactgCGTATTGGGCCAGTCCGTGAGCAAGAGAAAACGTTTCTTATAAATACTCCGCATCATTTCAGAGAGAGGGAGTTCATTCCTTTAGAtgccgccgctgctgccgccgccgcttCTTTCGCTGCAGGGGGAGGAGGTAGAGACACACAGAGTCAGCTTGACATGCGGCTATTTGAGATCTGGATGTAGGGCTGATTAGGTAATGAGTATGATACTAATGCGAGGATTACATTCAAACATCAGATTCATCCTCACCAGCAAACCGTATCTGCTCATTAGTACACATACTGCACATCTGGGACGAAGCAGATCCGTCTTAACtgtccaacacaaaaatatttgtcCACTTTCTTAATTCTCCACtcagttagtttaaaaaaaaaagacatccacAGGTGCTCTGACTGGTCATGAGTTACACAGACACGTGCagattaaagaaacaaaaaaatcactttatatCAATCGTTTTAACCTGTCTGAACCTCGGTAATAAATCACTTCTGTAAACTCTGGTGAACTGTGTTTGGGCTGTGATATGTTTCTTAGCTGAATCTGATTTTTCTGATTGATACACAGAAATCACAACCCAGGGACCAGACATGAGTTTAAATCTGTGAGTCGTCAAACACCAAGAAAGGGGCTTGAGAGATTaacttaaatgtaaaaattattgctaattgtacttttatttatttagcaaaagGCCAAAACAGTAAttacaaatgaattaaaactaGTATAATAGTTGATGAGGCTGTTTGTATTGTTACACCCTTATTTAACGGTTTCTTCACACTGATTGTGAATTCATGACACCTGAGGTGAGTCTGATGCTCTTATTTCATGAATCTGAATGTTAAAGTTTGGAAACTGCTGCTTTAAACGAAACATAAGAAGCTAAAAGGTGAAAGCAGAGATGCTGCAGTTCATGGTAAATATCCTAACCCATAAAGCATGGCATTGTTGCAGAAAGCCTCATGAAATGACTTTCCTTTCCTCTCCGAGCTGgaaaggtttttatttccagtgaAGCGCCTGACAGATTCAGAGATTCTCAACAACCAGGAGCCCTGATTACTTTCACAACCACGCCAGATTTGCTTACTGCTCATCAAAGCCTCTTTCGGATCATTGTGGCCATTTCAAAATGCCCAGTCGGCTCAATCTACCcaccttttttctcctcttctttctttttcgcTGCCTCCTCTCTCTGTTTCCTGATAATGGCGAGGCGAGCGAGGTCGGCTTTGGCCTGGTCCGTCTTCCCCGCCAAGTGCATCTTCATGTAGCGCTCCTTCGCCTTCTGCTTTTCGATCTCTTCTCTGTTTGGGGGAATTAAAAATACTTGGCATCTTTTTTGACTTTACCTCTATGTTTTAATGTCTGAGACAACATCTAACTTTCTGTTTGCAGCTTTATACTGCAACTAGCAACAATAACTTGTTCCTCTCCAACTCTGAACAGCTTAAAATATACAttggtttagttgttttttagtttttctaatgaatgtttgtgtttcaatAAACTAAGCCAGTGTAAGGGTACAGACTGGAAACACACACCTCTCTCTCCTTGATAACTGTTTGGGCTCGTCCAGTTCGATCTGCGTCACCTTCTTGGACTTCTGAGCCACTCTGTTGGGGTTCTCAATTTCTATCAAGCCCTCCACGCCTGCTCTCTTCCTCTGCAAACATAATTTTGAAAATGGCCAACAGAGCTACTACACTGCTCCCGCGTGCGCAGTAAATACCAAGCTATCTGCCTGGTGCTGGGCGGACAAGAGAGTGGCGGAAAACGGCGCGGTGACACCTGAGAATCTTCATCATCGCTCTCGTCTGAGTCGGACCCCGGTAGTTTCTCTTCTGCCACGTCTTTTTGAGCTGCTCCTTCGTCCTCTCCTTCTTCTTGTTCATGctgtcacacaaaaacaacaccagCACAGACAGATAATAATTATCAAATTCATTAAGCATGGGAAGAAACCATCCAGTCACCCTGTTGATTTAATTGATCATGTCTAACATTCAGTTCATACAAGTGAATGATTTTAAATCTTACAGAAGCCCTCCTGCCTTTACAGATATTAATGATTACTGGGGAAATATAGTTTTATGAGACAGGCTCTACTAGTGTGAATACACCCCTTCACCcacctttttcctctctttctccgCCTTCATCTGAGCGTCTATCTCTTCTGGGCTGGTGTACGTGCGCACGCGACCCTTGTGACCACCTTTTTTACCTGAAACGAGGCGAAACAGGACGTCACACGCGCACACCTGAACCCAGCCGGCTCAGCAGAGGTGGTGAGCAGCGAACAGACAGCTGTCACCAGACACCGCTCGGCTCGGTGGCACCATGTTGGCGagggtttgttgttttcaacGCGAGTGAAGCGAAGTTCACACAAGTTAACGGCCGGTGTGCTGAAAACGAGCCTGGCTGTTGCTGATGTCTGGCCAataacacatacacaaaaagaGTTTTAACGCTATTACAGGACGTCTTACGGTTAAACTCACCTCCTTTTGGCATTTTGGCAGataaaacctttatttcaaGTTCCCAAATAGATAAATACTgggaaaaacataaatgttaagGCACCAGCACAAACTGACAGCTGGCTAAACAGACGCGATGAGCTGCGGCTACTCTTAGTGGTTCAAGGATTTTGCCTGTCAGCAAATGTTTCGTTCGAGACATTTCTCAAACTTTTAGCCATAATTTCTGTAGATATAAACCAAATCTAAAACCATTGtatactttttttctgtaaataaattaaacttcctCGGTTGTTatgtcaaaaaatatataattatatatttatttattttaaggcaTTTTACAAGTGTGCTAAAGTGATGCAATATTCCAAGCGCTACAAAAAGCATTCAGCtcctaaaagaaaataattactttagCTTAAGTACAATTTTGGATAAACTTATACACTGTGTCAATTGAAGACGACATTTAAAAGTAATGGACACGCATAAAAAATGATAGTTTTACTCGGTGACGTTATCAGAAGAGACTACAAATCAGAACTTAGGCCCCCCGCGTAATGACGTCAAACTCACTCGACGGAAAGTGTCTCCGTCATTTGCTATCGAAAACACCATAAGCGTTTGTTGGATTTTgtacaaaacagacaaaatgccTAAAGTAAAGAGGAGCCGAAAGCCGCCTCCTGACGGATGGGAACTCATTGAGCCCACTTTGGACGAGTTGGATCAGAAAATGAGAGAAGGTAGGTCTGTTTTTATCAGAATTTTCGTACGCGCTGAAGGTTTCTAGCGACAGAAAATCGTCCCGTTTTATCCCCATTTTCTGAAACCAAATATCACGTGACTTGAGTGTTTTAAAATTAGGTAAAGTCTTATGCAAATGGTGATTACTAATTATCTGCTCGCGTTGGGATCTTATTTGCTTTATGTTCAACACAACATTAAAGAAGTGTATCCCCCGTACACTGGGGTTTTCCAAATGAAGACAATCATGGTGTGATTATTCAGATACGTACGCAGAGATTTGCTTTCCCTCCTTGTGGTGATAGATTTGAAGGGTATTGTCAAAATACCTTATAGTGACTGAGCAAATTAAGGAAAACGGATCCAAAAATCTTAGCATCGTAGTGGAAACTTGATAGATATGTCTGTAAGTGTCACATTACAATCTGTATGTCTGTTCATCACTACAGTTTCTAACTATTTTTaccttgtttctttgtgtgtgtgtctcagctgAAACGGAGCCTCATGAGGGAAAGCGGAAGGTGGAGTCCCTCTGGCCCATTTTCAGGCTTCACCATCAGCGCAGCCGATACATCTTTGACCTCTTCTACAAACGAAAAGCTATAAGCAGAGGTAGATTTAAccacttccttttattttattgttgttttttcatcactctcatttaaatatttagatttcaCTCTAAATGTTGGGTTTTGAACATTTCTAGCTACTATTTATCAGCAAAGTAATTAAACTACGCAAAATATAATTCAATATTTTCTGCTGAGATGTTTCAGATGAATGCCAGATCAGttctttattaatttttgttgctttttcccTGGCAGAATTATACGAGTACTGTATAAAAGAAGGCTACGCAGACAAGAACCTGATTGCCAAGTGGAAGAAGCAGGGCTACGAGAACCTGTGCTGCCTGCGGTGCATTCAAACACGAGACACCAACTTTGGAACGAACTGCATTTGCAGAGTCCCCAAGAGCAAGTTGGAAGTTGTACGTTTGCTTGAACCTCATAAATTTTCCCTTAAACTTATTTCAGTATGCTATTGATTGCAGTTTGGACttgtaataaaactgtctgTCCTCTACAGGGGAGAATCATTGAATGCACTCACTGTGGATGCAGAGGATGTTCCGGCTGAGCTGCAGGTTTCGGACtcgttgtttttctgttttccgtTGAACGTCAGGACTCATCCGGCCTTCACTCTCATAACCCCgaagaatttgtttttaattcattcgTCTGCATCAGAAACAGTCATTTGTCGTCATCCTCAGCTGTCCTTAAAAGGGATCaacatggttttttttttttataatctgtgtttaaagacattaaagCATTGGGGAATAAAAACGACTGGGGCCATGGTGTTTTAGGATTAGTATTTCTTCAACATGTagagtttaaaacaagaagaaaacattatttctaGGTCAGATCTGTCATTCCAGCTTAGAATTCCTCCTGTCAAGGTCTGTTCTGAAGGCTAGTTGTTAATTTGAAGTTGgaaaggaattttttttaatgttattgctTTAAATCATAATGCCTCTAACATGATTattgtaagattttaaataaaacatttcagatgcATGTGTCATCTCGTCTGGTTTCTGTTAAGTAAAACATGATCTTAAGTCTGGTTTtatcacaattaaaaaaaatatatagttagAAGTTTTAGGAGAGCAATCAAAGTAAAGAAAGTATCAAATATAGATTTTTAACATggaatttcattaaaagaaTAGATCAAAACAAAGCTaccagaaatgtttatttgcatttattgctgcacaaatattttctaaataatatatgaaaaggtttttgtgatttttattaattacaaATATGTCAAGTTACACATTCCTTAGAAAATgactagttttgtttttattaaatgtttttggtttttagaaaTTAcctaaaaatattatattttagataaagataaaaacaaaacatctgactTCTAACTTCTTTCATTGCCATTGTGACTTCAAACAATCAAGTACTtaaacatccacacacacacacaaggtgtAAAATTTCACACAGCGCTAATAATATGCATTATTTTAACATCTTTGAACTCACCTTCAACTTCAGAGCTATTTGCAAAACCTCTCTGGTTAATGATTTGGAAGCTTTTAgtattcagttttaaacacgTTTTTCTGCCCAAGTTCAATTTTCAGTCCCTCTTGTTGACTtaatttttgttggttttgctACAGTTGCTGTCATCATGGGAATAAATGTCATTCATTTTGGACTTTTAATGGTATTTTTAACCATTCTTTTTCCAGCTTGGAATGAGAATACAACATACAGCtttaatgaattttaaaaacaagaatcgGGAGCACgactttgaatttattgtggattttttcTAATCCACACAGTGTTAAATTGTAAATAGTATTGACATACATTCACCTAAATCTTTAAATAAGAGGTGCTGAAGGTACTGAAAGGCCAATCAGCATCTCATTGGGGGgcatgactgactgcagctggtactactttctttttgccagcataaaaaaaaaatgagaaaaaaaagtttgacagcaCTCATAGCATTACCCAGAGCAAAGAGGAAGATCTAAGGAGGAGATTAAATTGGTTGGAATATTCATCAACAACCGAAGCTCAAACCTACAGTGAACtaaactgctggaacaccagcgTATCTGTCCACAGTGGAGCCAGTTTGACCTCTCCATGGGCTGAGAGGAGGccgaccaagaaagaagctgctGCTCCGAAAGCGACACCTTCAAGCTCGACTGACATATGCTGCTGCCCACGTAGACGAGCCAAATGCCTCCTGGAGAAATATTTATTGGTCAGACGAGAAAAAGACTGAGTACGTGGGGGAGTAGAAGTGAGACTTTTGAATCTAGGAATACAGTATCAGCTGTCAGgcacggtggtggtagcatcatacTGTGGTACTGATACAGGTAGATGGGTGTTTGAACAGGTCAAGGACAaagaacagttcaaataaaccattaaaagtgCCAAATTATTACAACATTCATGCCATGATGAGTGTATGTAAACCAACTGTAGTTCacacttatatatatatatatatatatatatatatatatatatatatatatatatatttgctcCTTAACAGTTGAATTCTTGAACCTGAatgttttctaataaatttctttctcttttttttctttcaaagaaaaGTTTGATAGCTTTTTggaaatgaagtttaaaaaatgtgaatataccagaaaaaaactaataaaaattcaaaaaacctAAGAGAAATGTTGCTCAGGGCCACCTGTAAAAAAAGATTCCCAAAAAAATTTGACCCCTTTGAAAGGGAAAAAATTGGCTCAAGATGttaccacagaagaagaacttcCCACAGTCGGCTCATCGCGCTCGGTTTTTGACCAAGTCTCGAGGCGACCTTGTTTACATCGCAGGTCGCGCTCACACAGGATGTTCTGTAGCTCCATCATATTGCTGCGCGCTTGTTTTCCCATCAAACCTTTCTCTCCCCCTGCTGCTCCAGCAGGGCAATTAGATGTGTTCACAGATGAGCATTTATTATTCATGGCACCTCAGACGCTCGCACATCCGTCAGCGCTGAAGCAAGTCACACAGGCGCGGCAGGGAGCCATTGGGTTCTGCGCGAATCGACTTCAAAACAAGACGACACGAAGGCATCGGGACATTCACGTTGTGGTTTATTAAAACTGCTGGCGATGACGCCGTCCTGCAGGGGCTGAAGAAGAGCACACAGCCCCGGTGATGAGGTACAAAAACGCAGACAGAATATGGCAACATAAGGACACTGGGTGACAACGTGTTGAGCACACAGCGGCATGGCTTCTTCAGATTACATTCAGCTTTTCGCATTAGCAATGACAACAGCTAGAAGTAGAATAAAATTAACTAAGACGTCACATGCTCACAATATTCACAAAGTGGTTAAAAAGGACCACagtttgtttgacctttcacaataaaactctgATGAGTGGCCGCCATCCTACAGAGTCACAAAACGCAAAGAGAAGCTGCTCCTCTGTGGTTTCACCAATCAGGAAGCGAGAACTTTAATCTGCGAGATTTTCTAAATGTTCAATCAGAAACTCTGAAGGGTGCTGAGAGAAATaatctcattttctttctaattcAATGAATGACGCAGAGGGGATTGTTCACAGCGCGTACCCAGCAGAAGTTTGTTAAGCTGTGTTTCTACTGGAGGATTCAGGTGGAAATACGACCCAGGAAACAGCCCTGTGAGGGAGGCCGAACCTTTCAGACTACCCTGAACCTTCGGGGTGGTGGAGGGGAAGCACTAAATACTCCCGACCACAATGTTCCCAACAGCAATCCAACCAAAAAGGTGTGTTTGAAAGAGCCGAGGCAGACGCCGCTgttggtttgtaaaaaaaatctacatttcaTTTTGACACTGAGGGAATAGGGATTATTTCAAACCATGCAAGCGGTCCAAAAACAAACCTTATAAGTTCTGCATCCTGAAAATTGTTCTTTACAGCAGCcacattcaaaaaaacaaacaaaccaaccttGACATAAAGACGTAGTTGTTTAATTTCTGTAGATTGTATAGAGTATTGGATGAGAGGAGGCAAATGTGGCAAAGAATGGGAGCCTTAGATTAACTGCATGGTAAATTTTTGATAAAGAGATGCCACTGAGTTCCTTATCAATGGATCACATCGATGCTTTAATCACTCAAAACGTCTCTTTATCCGAATGCTCACCCAGGAAATACTTAAGGATTTACCGCGGCTGTCCAATTTTCTCCTGCCGGTTAGGCTCTTTCTCCCTAAACACACATCGCACATCTTCATGAAATACATCAGCACTTACCTATTACATATAAAAGTCAAGCTTGATACATGGTAAAATGTCTCCTACCGATTTCTCGTGAATTCGCCGATTTAACGAGGATGGAGCTCtgtgaagtgtgaaataaagtTCCCGAGGGAGCAGACCTGGCTGTTTAGCTGTGGGCTTTGAGTCAGGCAGGGAGGAAGAttatgtttctttgtgtgaGATGGGACAAGAAGGACAAAGACCTTTGTCTCACCTGACATTAAAGTGATTGTTCACatcttttgaagcagggttctgtggaaaggttatgaacaaataatatacTACCTGTTGTAGCGAGGCCTTTGAACAACCTCTTTGGATAAAAAGAGTTTCATTCTGGGGGgactgtaaaagtttataaaaccgCTATGAAAGCtttaagactggagttgttttaggttgtttttatcTGGGATTAATATGtctatatttacatttttaatggcCGTAATCCacttttctctgtgtttaaactgataaatacAGCCGTGTGCAAAGGTTTTGAGGCAGCTCGAATTTCTTCATACTTTGATTCGGGTTACGTCTCTTCagcttcatttaaacaaaaaatggaacTTTTTCCCTAAAATTTGTAGTGATTTTACtggaacaggagctaaaactgaTATGTGGCTTGAGGTGTTGTGCCAAATTATTCACAGAAATATTCTGTTTACCATAAAACAtatctaaaaattaaaacaaacagcttattGATTAAAAGGGGAccaaaaaaaatttatttaaaaagacagcagcagcacttatttcttcagttcttagggaaatattttaacacaattCGTCAAATTAGCTATTCCTCAAACAAAATCTAAATCTACGTGTAATATTGTTCTGCTTAAAAGGTGCAAGAAAACAAGGTTAGAAAAGAAATTGGGAATGTAGGCAGACGCTTCGCTGGTTTGATGCACATCAACTCAAACCAGCCTGACGTTTTTCTTGGCTCTAAGAGTTCGATCCCACCTTAAAGTCGACCGATTGCAGTGCGACGTTTTCACTAAGTAAGCTCAGTTTCTGAAGCAAAATGAGAACCGACTTGATCCGTCACGGGTCAGCAGGCCCGttataaagcatttaaaatatcTTGCAGTActaataaaattgtaaaaaaataaaataaaaaaggctgtatGTGGTATCTGGCCCCGGGAACCTTGAGCTTGGCACGTGCTCTAGAGCGTAACAAGTTTAAAAGAAGTTTATTtgctgtaaaacacttttgtctCTTCTCGCCTCGTCGTCTCTCCGCTGCTTTAAAAACGAGTTTGTGTCGCCATAAAGGTTAAAATatgtaacagaaacaaaactccACAAAGTCTGGATAATTCTGAATTATTATTATGACTACTGTGATTGGAGGGCAATTGTGTAATtgccttgtttgtctgttagcaaaatatctcatgaaccactggatggattttaatttaactttttttttcgtCCACAACTGACcaagttttggagtcaagatggcaacttcggcaaacaaaaacaggtatgTTTCAGtcaattttccagatattgagctaaaatttggtgttgtagtagctgacagtcctCCCCACCCCAtaatctgagcgctaacagatcgcacCACCGCTGTTTAAAACTTCGGCATGCAaagcggtgggcgatatgcattcagtCAAGGAATGCTGCTCCAGCCATATTGGCctgatttgatcatttttctgtCCCATTCTGGAGACAAGCTGCCGTCTCGCTGCGACTCCTCAGCGGGTCAGTGTTGAGTAAAAACCGGCGCCCATCAGCAGAGCTAAACCTCGGTCTTAGTGGACACAACAAACCATGACTGAAGGAAATCTTGGCGGTTCGGGGCTGTTCGCTTCCAGGGGAAACATTCAGGGTAACATGGCTTTGGATAAAACTTAAGCAGATGACACGAcaggtcaaaaaaataaataaatctacaaagaaacaaaatttatactttttctttcatatcaatggttaatgtgtcctcgaattaaaaatttgtaagcaaaatttctGACTGGCTGCCAACTACCacgtgcatttatttttttaacttatgcaaacagccgaagtgactgaaaatagatcaACAACGGCGACGTCTATGAAAGAGCTGTGTAGGTCGACTGTTAGGCAGTTAATATCTAAACTGAAAAAGACTTGGAAACGGGGTGCATAACAGACTACGGTCCGCCGGATGTGGGTCAATCATGCCTCAGGCCTCCACTTGGTTCTCGGCGGATTCAGcggagtgctttgtttacactgagtgcgtacccgcatttcagaattgcatatccatatatctggaaaactgccCCAGCTTACATAGTTCAGGGTGACTTATTTTATAGTTCAccatgagtacctttaaatcaaTTTAGGCTTTGAATGGCACCAAATGAAAATATTCTAATAGGCTTGAAAGAACAACCGCCTTAGTGTCTTCACATGACTAAACTTAAATATCACCAGCACAGTGATCACTCTGGCACAAGACTGCTTCATGCTGACACCACGACACGCTCACAAAACTTTAAGACAACAGTGTAAGTCAATACATTTAGATTAAATAGCTTTAAAAACCCTCCGGGCCGACAGCAGTGAAAACGTCCGTCAGCGTTGACGGGCGGCTGCTGGGCCCAGCCCGGACAGAATGCAATGAGTTCTGGGGACTTCATCCCCGCCCCCCCTCCGAGACTGACGGGATCCAATTCACATGCTTCTCGTGCAGCGCGACTCAAAGTCTCAAAGCCCGAGAGAACGTCTCCGTCACGGCCCGAGAATGCTTTGCTGTGTCGCCGTTTTGGGACAGAGAAGACAGTCATCCGTTTCTGAAGGAATGtgtgttaaaactaaaagtgctactaagtgtgtgtgtggaaggtTTAATCTAGTTTAGGGAAGTTAGTTTCTTTGTCAATAAACCAGCTGCAACGTGCCTGCGTCGGGTTGATGGCGTTTGTCTGCTCTTGCGTGCAGAAAATGGCAGCATACGTGTGCGTTTTACAGCGATGCTGACAAACGCGGAGAACTTGGATGAGGCTGACGAACCGCGAGGTGTTGACACATAGCTGAGACTGAACCTGTCAGGAAGTTGGCTGAAGTCAAACTGGCACACAGATGGCCATGATGCTGCACTTTTctctctgggtgtgtgtgtgtgtgttgaggggagaga
It encodes:
- the pdap1b gene encoding pdgfa associated protein 1b → MPKGGKKGGHKGRVRTYTSPEEIDAQMKAEKERKKHEQEEGEDEGAAQKDVAEEKLPGSDSDESDDEDSQRKRAGVEGLIEIENPNRVAQKSKKVTQIELDEPKQLSRREREEIEKQKAKERYMKMHLAGKTDQAKADLARLAIIRKQREEAAKKKEEEKKAKEAAAAAAAASKGMNSLSLK
- the bud31 gene encoding protein BUD31 homolog, whose protein sequence is MPKVKRSRKPPPDGWELIEPTLDELDQKMREAETEPHEGKRKVESLWPIFRLHHQRSRYIFDLFYKRKAISRELYEYCIKEGYADKNLIAKWKKQGYENLCCLRCIQTRDTNFGTNCICRVPKSKLEVGRIIECTHCGCRGCSG